The proteins below come from a single Mercenaria mercenaria strain notata chromosome 3, MADL_Memer_1, whole genome shotgun sequence genomic window:
- the LOC123525567 gene encoding E3 ubiquitin-protein ligase TRIM71-like has translation MEVSGRKGATSMTDSISQSSTDDYDISCQPCSFEGNNVAAEGYCRTCSEYLCKTCLSVHRKQSVTRKHIILGNDQMPKVLPKNQDVCTRPCNVHVQEIVKFYCKSHDIVGCGDCMVLDHKTCKVDLVANVSSVTDDEKRELRKQIDQFEKEIEKSKQMIKSSEQGIADNYSKVRQDINAFREEINKSLDKMEAELVLEAKKADEEAQDIIFEVSKELQTLEMDLKQLSSETKGNTGGRSDLFILLKQGKSKMSYMKMSHTHLNNKGKIRLFEFERNDAVSKLFSGNASIGALKMLQSKPKESNQIPQHQTTMQENIMETESSYVGKIEIKDTSAKFEPKLSGIALLSVDELVVADNRQHNIRLINLQNNEIKNTLPLNAAPFDIARMDENCAAVTLPAKMLIKIISSSNGILTEQSDISVSGECYGICYYLDGFVVSFLRPGKVEMLDSGGSTIRSFVSDSSGKNLFSSPQYVGICQSSKYIYVSDSGKQEVIAITTDGKTIGVYKESIWPQGLFVLEDGKFLVLMYVGDISVISTECVKQKTMVAMKDNLKWVWAICYSYEHKKLFVSNGNGRYINVYQFK, from the coding sequence ATGGAGGTATCAGGGAGAAAAGGAGCAACGTCAATGACAGACAGCATCAGTCAGTCATCTACAGACGACTACGATATTTCGTGTCAGCCATGTTCGTTTGAGGGAAATAATGTTGCAGCTGAAGGTTACTGTCGAACTTGCAGTGAATATCTCTGCAAGACCTGTCTTAGCGTACACCGTAAACAATCAGTTACAAGGAAACATATCATTCTTGGAAATGACCAAATGCCAAAGGTGCTACCGAAAAATCAAGATGTTTGCACTAGACCTTGTAACGTCCATGTTCAAGAAATAGTAAAATTCTATTGTAAAAGTCACGATATTGTTGGATGTGGTGACTGTATGGTATTAGATCATAAAACATGCAAAGTAGACCTTGTTGCAAATGTATCGAGCGTGACTGACGATGAAAAAAGAGAACTGAGAAAACAAATTGACCAGTTTGAAAAAGAGATTGAGAAATCAAAACAAATGATCAAGTCTTCCGAGCAGGGTATTGCAGACAATTACTCAAAAGTTAGGCAAGATATTAATGCGTTTAGAGAAGAAATTAATAAGAGTCTTGATAAAATGGAAGCTGAACTTGTTTTAGAGGCAAAGAAGGCGGATGAAGAAGCTCAAGATATAATCTTTGAAGTGTCAAAGGAGTTACAAACGCTTGAGATGGATTTGAAACAATTATCCTCGGAAACAAAAGGTAACACTGGCGGGCGCAGTGATCTATTTATATTACTGAAACAAGGAAAGTCTAAAATGAGTTACATGAAAATGTCGCATACACACCTGAACAATAAAGGCAAAATACGATtatttgaatttgaaagaaaCGATGCCGTCAGTAAACTGTTTTCAGGAAATGCATCCATCGGTGCTTTGAAAATGTTGCAATCAAAACCTAAGGAATCGAATCAAATACCACAACATCAAACGACGATGCAAGAAAACATCATGGAGACGGAATCGTCTTATGTAGGAAAGATTGAAATCAAGGATACAAGTGCAAAATTTGAACCAAAATTATCAGGAATTGCTTTGCTATCAGTTGACGAACTCGTTGTAGCTGACAATCGTCAACACAATATTAGGTTGATAAATTTACAGAACAACGAAATAAAGAATACGCTTCCTCTAAATGCTGCACCTTTTGATATAGCACGGATGGATGAAAATTGTGCGGCAGTAACTTTACCTGCGAAAATGTTGATCAAAATCATATCATCTAGCAATGGTATATTAACAGAACAAAGTGATATCTCAGTAAGCGGTGAATGCTATGGTATTTGTTATTACTTAGATGGATTTGTTGTGTCTTTTCTACGGCCTGGAAAAGTTGAGATGTTAGACAGTGGTGGCAGCACTATACGATCTTTTGTTTCAGATTCAAGTGGAAAGAACTTGTTTTCCAGTCCGCAGTATGTAGGTATTTGCCAGTcttcgaaatatatatatgtgtcaGATTCTGGCAAGCAAGAAGTGATTGCTATAACAACAGACGGCAAGACCATTGGTGTGTATAAAGAATCCATATGGCCACAAGGGTTGTTTGTCTTGGAAGATGGAAAATTTCTTGTGTTGATGTATGTAGGTGATATCAGTGTGATTTCCACCGAATGtgttaaacaaaaaacaatggtTGCAATGAAAGATAACTTGAAATGGGTGTGGGCAATCTGCTACAGTTACGAACACAAGAAACTATTTGTGAGCAACGGAAATGGAAGATATATCAATGTATACCAATTCAAATGA
- the LOC123525568 gene encoding bifunctional polynucleotide phosphatase/kinase-like, whose protein sequence is MSGRQRGLKRKAAEQAEIKAKRAKGETDLSDNLKWDYYGEVVKNVCPLLTLTSSTLPGCQKAAGFDIDFTVIKTASGRKFATGASDWEWWDESVPGKLRGLHKDGFRVIFFTNQAGIEKLKVTPEELQRKIEAIIKALDIPVLAFVCTGENQYRKPSTMMWEYWESKCNQGVKVDRSKCLYVGDAAGRAKEWAPGKPKDFSCSDRKFAANLGVKFQTPEEFFLGESPAKFAWQTIDPTTVLGKVAAEKKEYHSKSPEMVIMVGAPATGKSTFRKRYFEPHGYIAVNRDTMGTMQKCVKAATEALKAGKSVVADNTNPTPAARKEFIDCAKKCGVPCRCFVMDTPIELAHHLNYFRQNQTNGGVRRIPDVGYNVYKKNFGAPTKAEGFTEIIQIPFVPKFDSKKDEELFKQWT, encoded by the exons ATGAGTGGTAGACAACGGGGATTAAAACGGAAAGCTGCTGAACAGGCAGAAATTAAAGCTAAACGTGCTAAAGGGGAGACTGATTTAAGTGACAATTTAAAATGGGATTATTATGGTGAGGTTGTGAAAAATGTATGCCCTCTTCTGACACTTACTTCCTCAACATTACCTGGGTGTCAGAAAGCTGCAGGTTTTGACATCGATTTTACGGTAATAAAGACTGCAAGCGGAAGGAAATTTGCAACAG GAGCATCCGACTGGGAGTGGTGGGATGAAAGTGTTCCAGGTAAATTGAGGGGGCTTCATAAGGATGGGTTCAGAGTGATTTTCTTTACGAATCAAGCGGGTATTGAGAAACTAAAGGTTACACCAGAAGAACTGCAGAGAAAAATTGAAGCAATTATAAAGGCATTGGATATACCAGTCTTA GCGTTTGTCTGTACAGGAGAGAACCAGTATAGAAAACCAAGTACCATGATGTGGGAGTATTGGGAATCTAAATGTAACCAAGGAGTTAAG gtTGACCGATCCAAATGCTTGTATGTTGGAGATGCCGCGGGCAGAGCCAAGGAGTGGGCACCTGGTAAACCCAAGGATTTCTCATGTAGTGACAGAAAGTTTGCTGCCAATCTTGGAGTCA AGTTTCAGACCCCAGAGGAATTTTTCCTTGGTGAGAGTCCAGCAAAGTTTGCATGGCAGACCATAGATCCAACCACAGTCTTAGGAAAAGTTGCAGCAGAAAAGAAAGAGTACCACAGTAAG TCTCCAGAGATGGTAATAATGGTTGGTGCTCCAGCTACAGGAAAAAGTACCTTCAGGAAACGTTACTTTGAACCTCACGGCTATATAGCAGTAAACAGAGATACCATGGGAACCATGCAGAAATGTGTAAAG GCAGCAACTGAAGCTCTGAAAGCAGGGAAGAGTGTTGTTGCTGACAATACCAATCCGACACCGGCAGCCAGGAAGGAATTTATTGACTGTGCTAAGAAATGTG GTGTGCCATGTCGCTGTTTTGTAATGGATACACCAATTGAACTTGCCCATCACTTGAATTATTTTCGACAAAACCAGACAAATGGAGGTGTTCGGCGTATACCAGATGTTGGCTACAATGTCTATAAGAAAAACTTTGGTGCCCCAACAAAAGCTGAGGGATTTACTGAGATTATTCAAATTCCTTTTGTTCCTAAATTTGACAGTAAAAAGGATGAAGAACTATTCAAACAGTGGACTTGA